Genomic DNA from Manis pentadactyla isolate mManPen7 chromosome 14, mManPen7.hap1, whole genome shotgun sequence:
TCCTGTAAAGTCAACAGGAACAGGgcttttattaaaatacaattttggaGCGGTGGGCCTCACACATGAACATGCATCATCAGAAACCCCTGGGGGGCTTGTTCAGACTTCAGGGCACACTCTCAGCATCTATGATTCCATTGGTCTGGTTTGaactgagaatttgcatttctaacaagttcacaGGAGCTGCTGATGCTCCTggcccagggaccacactttgagaaccactattgTAAAGGATTCTAAGAAGGTCTGAATGCCAGCAAACTTGTAGGGAGTGTGATATGGTTTGAGAGGTTAGACTGGAATGAATTCTGGGTTAGAGTCTGACACTAACTGGTAGTTTGACCCTAGCAAGACACCTGACTTGCCTGGACCTCTActtattcagctataaaatgaGTAGCTTTGAGCTCATAGCAGCTCTGTTTTGATGGCTTTCCTCCCTCGCCCTCTGCGATTCTGTAGGGACTAGCAGGGCACCCTCACTTCAGATTTGGTGTAACACTAGACCTAGGAGTAAGTATGTGTCTGTTTTAGCTCTGAGATGCTGGTAACTAAGAGTAAGGGATGAGTGAGTTAAGAACTGGCAGTGCACCAGGATTTCTTCTAACTGCCTCCCTGTATACCTCATTTTGCCCTCTAGCAACCATATGAGGTGGGTGCTTTTGGTAACTAGCCCCATGTTACGGGTGAGTAAACAGAAGTGCAAAGAAGCAGAGTAATTGTTGGAGGTTTCCAGCTGGTGGGCAGAGCGTTCGGGCTGAGCTAGGAAGGAGGTTCCAAGGGACGAGGTGTAAACTGATGGGAGCTGGGCCGCCCCCAGCCTCTCAACCTCAGCCTGTTGCGCACGCGGCAGTTCTGTTGTGAGGAGCTGTCTGTGAACTGCAGGGTGCTGAGCAgtgtccctggcctccaccccctGGATACCCAGAGGGCTTCCCCTTCTGCCCCGGGCTGTGCGGACCACGCATGTCACTGCTTTTCCTGGTCCTGCTGGAGCTGTCCCATGTCTCCTGGTCGTCTTTCCTGACTGCCTCCTGAGGCCCAACCTCTGTTTTTACTTTGCTTTACAAAGTGGTTTTAACATTGAAATTAGAATCAAATTAGTAACAGGTTTGGGGGTTAGAAATTAAAATTCGGCTTCTGGGTGCGACTAATCATCCCTCTGATTCCTAGCACTAAATTAAGGGGTCATCCCCATAGGGGGAAGCGAGCACATACAGTTGCCACCTTTACCCTGTGGTGTGACACTGCTTACCGTGTTCAGGACATTATAAACAATGTCCCTGTCTTTTCTCCAGCTCCCTGCCAGTGGGGGTGGCTCCCTGCCAGTGGGGGTGGCTCTCTGCCAGTGGGGGTCTGCTCCTGAACACGCCCAGcctaatgcagaggctttggtcTCCGGGGGCACCCCACAGACCAGTAGGACCCAGGCCTTTGTGTTGCCCAGATTACTTCCCCTGGCCCTTCTAACATCATTCCTGAATGTAGGTTAATTGCTCATAGAAGTGAAATAAGTTTCACTCACAATATCACACCTACTTAGTATGTGATAGATTGGAATCTACAGCTCTGCTCATTCACGACTGTTGAGCTCTTGCCGTCCCCCGTGACATCTCGTCATGCGTACTGGCTCAGCACTGCACCACTATCTTGCACTGCGCCCACAGCCCAGTCAGAGCAGGTGATATCGTCTCCGTGATAAAGGGGTGGAAATGGAGTCGCAGAGACTCCAGTGACTTGCTTGAGGCCACACGAATGAGGAATGGTGAGGTCAGGGCATAGTCTCTGGTTTGCTCGCTTCTAAAACCCACAGCTGTTAATGAAAAGCGTGTATGTATGTTCATCACGTACATAGCATGTTAACAAGCCTCTTGGAGCCTCAGCCTTTGGTCCACACATCACCAGGCCTGGCGTTGGCAAGGGAAGCCCAGGGGCCCAGTCAGCTCCATGCTGTTCCTGTGGTCTTGGCTTCTTCAGTTCTGCTCTGCCCATCTGGCAGAATGCCTGCCTGGCACAGCTGCCTCAGCCTGCAGAGCAGTCCATTGGCAGGATGGGGGGCATTGGCCCACTGCCCCGTAGCAGCCGGAAGAGGGCCTCTGTCCTTTGCCTCCCCAGGACTaaccagccaggaagcagggcttCCCAGGCCTCGGGGACTGCTCCTGGCTGGCACCTCTAGTTCTTGGTGGAAGAGGAGAGTGATCATGTGACACCAAGACTAGTTGTGGTATGAGTCCCCAGCTCTCAGGGCTTTCACAGTAAAGTAAAGGTTTCTTCAGCCTTAATCCATGTGATAGATTGGAATCTATAGCTCTGCTCATTCGCGACTGCAGATTCCAGTCTATCACCTACTAGGTATGTGTGATATTGTTAGTGAGGGCGTCTTAAAAGAGGACTGGATCTTAGAAGTCTATGCCCATTTATTTCTAGGATACCAGAGGTCCTGTGAGTGTGTAGTAGGGGTCAGGGGGAATGTCCACCGTAAGCCTTTCTTGCCTGGCCCAGAACAGTTGCTCTAGAATACTGTATttccccacccctgcctgcccaTTAGTGCAGAAGTATCCCCGGAAAGGAGTTGCGGGTGTTCATGTCAGTCACTCGGGCTGAACACCTTCCAGACCTCTTCCTGCAGCCTTTCGCCCAGATCCTTGATCattgggaagggaagggaaaaaaagctCAAACCCAGGCTGGCCAAATGCTAAAAAGGTTTTTCACTATCTCTTCCAATTTAACAAAGTGCTAGAAGTGGCCTGCCTGGGGCCACAGTGGCCCTGCCCCTGGCCGGCTGTGTGCCCTTTGGAGCCctgtctgtcttctctgtgcctcgGTGGCTCCGTCTGCAGAGTGGGGGACACCATTAACAGTAAGGGCCTCACGAGGTTGTGGTGGCGATCCAGTGAAGGTCAGCGACACCGTCACTTCCTCATAACCTTCCCTGTCCCTGTGAGCTGACCTTGTGTCTTGGTTTCCCAGACGAATCAGCTAGAATACATCCTCGGTGTTCAGCCCACCTGCGTACTAAAAGGGTATGTTGCAAGCCTGCCTTAAGACATACGAAGCTATTTCTTACCTTTGAAGTAAATGCAGTTTAGAATCATCATCTGTGTTGCTGGGTCTATATTCTCCAGAGCATCTTTTATGAGGCCCTTGGTGAGCTTCAGAATGTGGTGGTTGGCTTTTGATATGAAGGCAGGGTCTGAGAAGTCGGCCTCCTGGGCCTCAGCAAAGTAGTGCTCTCTTACTTTAGTTTTGAAGTCATCCAGGATTGGGAATTGCTTCTGGACATAAAGGTCATTGACTGACCTTAACGTGTACCCAAAATTCCTCCTGAAGAGGCGATGAGTAAGTTTACGGAAGAGGTTGTGGATGGTCATGACCTCATACTTGCTGCTGGCGTTGACAAAGTCTTTAAAATGCAAAACGGAGTGCACTTGCTCGTGGGTCTCCCCCTGCAGGCCCAAGGAGATCATCGCCATGGCAGTAGAAATGCCCACCGGGGCTATGAAGATGTTGTCCGAAGGATGGGCCTGTTCCTTCAGTGCCCGGTAAAGGGCGAACGCGAACTTGGCATTGAGGATGTTCAAACGCTGGATCCGGGTCTTGCCCTGGAAGAGATGGAGGATGTTGTCCAGGCTGGTGTGTGAATCTGTGGGCAAAACAGCATCGATGATGTCGATGTAGTCGTCGTCCTCGCCGAGTATCTTCTCCAGGTCCAGATAATCCTCATCCTCCTCCCCCTCTGTGAGCCAGTCGTTGGTGACCGTGTGTTCCTTGTGGAAGTCAGCGGGGAGAAGCGGCATGCTTAGGTTTTTGCTCTTTAACTGCCCCTGTTGGTCAGATGCAGGCTTAGaatcttcccttcctttctccagccGGCCCGCCAGGCCATTGTTCCCACACACAGACATTAGGATGAGAGAAATGATGAGGGGTTGGAGTGGGCCTTTCATTTTGGCAGGACTAGAGCTGAGGGAGAGAAGCAACAGCGTGTGAGCGGCCGCCTGGCAGGCCCGCCACCAGAGTGCTCGGGTGGCGGGTCCCGGCGGCTGTGACGCGGGAACATGCCCTCCACCTGGGAGCCCTGGACCGTAGCTGTTTCAG
This window encodes:
- the SERPIND1 gene encoding heparin cofactor 2 isoform X1, with amino-acid sequence MCLLWEICNNSSAPKFTLKPRWGPWLIPPLQHHFSEARSSSPAKMKGPLQPLIISLILMSVCGNNGLAGRLEKGREDSKPASDQQGQLKSKNLSMPLLPADFHKEHTVTNDWLTEGEEDEDYLDLEKILGEDDDYIDIIDAVLPTDSHTSLDNILHLFQGKTRIQRLNILNAKFAFALYRALKEQAHPSDNIFIAPVGISTAMAMISLGLQGETHEQVHSVLHFKDFVNASSKYEVMTIHNLFRKLTHRLFRRNFGYTLRSVNDLYVQKQFPILDDFKTKVREHYFAEAQEADFSDPAFISKANHHILKLTKGLIKDALENIDPATQMMILNCIYFKGSWVNKFPVEMTHNHNFRLNEREVVKVSMMQTKGNFLAANDQELDCDVLQLEYVGGISMLTVVPHKLSGMKTLETQLTPQVVERWQKSMTNRTREVLLPRFKLEKNYNLVEALKSMGVTALFDTSSNMVGISDHRITIDLFKHQGTITVNEEGTQAAAVTTVGFMPLSTQVRFTVDRPFLFLIYEHRTSCLLFMGRVANPTKS
- the SERPIND1 gene encoding heparin cofactor 2 isoform X2, yielding MKGPLQPLIISLILMSVCGNNGLAGRLEKGREDSKPASDQQGQLKSKNLSMPLLPADFHKEHTVTNDWLTEGEEDEDYLDLEKILGEDDDYIDIIDAVLPTDSHTSLDNILHLFQGKTRIQRLNILNAKFAFALYRALKEQAHPSDNIFIAPVGISTAMAMISLGLQGETHEQVHSVLHFKDFVNASSKYEVMTIHNLFRKLTHRLFRRNFGYTLRSVNDLYVQKQFPILDDFKTKVREHYFAEAQEADFSDPAFISKANHHILKLTKGLIKDALENIDPATQMMILNCIYFKGSWVNKFPVEMTHNHNFRLNEREVVKVSMMQTKGNFLAANDQELDCDVLQLEYVGGISMLTVVPHKLSGMKTLETQLTPQVVERWQKSMTNRTREVLLPRFKLEKNYNLVEALKSMGVTALFDTSSNMVGISDHRITIDLFKHQGTITVNEEGTQAAAVTTVGFMPLSTQVRFTVDRPFLFLIYEHRTSCLLFMGRVANPTKS